The segment TATGAATATAATGTTTGTATACCATCAAATGTTGCATGTGCTGTGCATTCATATCCACCATCTAAATTTTGacatgttgaatttattggaCATTCTTGTAATTGACAAAATTGCATTTCTTCACATGTTTTACCAGTGTAACCTTTTGGACATTGACACCAAAAATCATTCCATGTAACATGACATGTACCATTGTGATTGCATGGATTACTTTGACATACATTATCTGATACAATACCAGgtaatactttatttttatcaaatataactGTACCAAATTGTATTGGTGGTGGTATATCAGTTGCATTTAATggataaaattcaacaaccaTTGTTTCACTACCATTTGATATTTGTACATCTTGTATAACACctttaaaattaacatgattaattgttgatgttgttgatgattcattatcatcaatttgacGATTATGACGTGAATTATGTGGTATACCACCAAGATATAAATGTGTTACATTTAATTGTCCATTGGCACtactaaataatttactaaataactcttttctatttattttaacttgtaCAAGTGTTATATTTCTAATAACTTGTATTAAATGTTCATTACCATCATCTAATGCAACACCATTaacaacatatttttcttctctACCTTCAAATTGCATATCAATTTGTAATTCACCACCTTTTAATTCAgctgatataaaataatttttcgatgaattaaaatcaatattatttttatttaaatcagaaCCAAGATAAAAAACATCACCTTGTTTTTCACGtgttttaataaacattgatatatcaacaattgaacGTACAGTACGTCTTGCAAAATCTGATAGTTTAACAGTTACAaaaccatttttaatattttcatgactAAATGTTGCTGCAGTCATATTATATTGGCATGTATGTCCTAAATATGGACGTTCacatttacatgaaaaatcaCGCCACATATCAGTACAATGTCCACCAGCTTTACATGGATTTGGTAAACATTGTTCTTCACGTGGACATGATTGATCAACATATTTCATTTCAACATTGTTTGATTTCATTTCTGGATATATCCATTCAccatttataacaatatcctCAGTACAACCAACAAAATATGATGGACCATGTGCAAGATTACCAAGATAACTTATTGTTGCACCAACATATGTTGTTGGAAATGTTATTGCTGATGCTGTTGGTCCTTCATTTTGATTAACTGGATATATTGTTTGTTCTTCATTTGCTGACAACACTAAATGTGTTGAATTAATTGCAACAAATACTTTTtgccattttgaattatttaatccGCTACCAATATAAACACCATcccatttatttaatatacttgagtgtaaatttaatttaccattagctaattcaagtatataaaatgttgTACCTTTACCCATTGCAAGTAAACCATTTGGTAATGTTGTACGAAAACGAAATTGTATATCATATCCTTCTTCACGTGTTGTATTAACCATAACACGTGAACTTTCACTCAATGACattgttgttataaaattacatgtatcaCCATGATAACCATCTGGACaagtacaattaaatttatgctcattttcattaattaaatatggtTTACATGTACCATTATTTTGACATAAATTATTACGACAACCAATTAATTCAACTGAACAATTTTTACCACCCCAATTTTGTTCACAGCTACAATAATAATCAGCTCTACCATCCATACATGTACCATGTTCACATGGTTTATAACGTAAacattcatcaatatcatgtTGACAATTAATACCCTCAAAACCTTTATTACATTCACATTCatatttaccaattttatCTTTACATGTTCCCTCATAGCATGGATTACTTGaacattcatcaatatttatttcacaatttttaCCAATTGTACCTTGTGCACACATGCACTCATATCCACTTGcatttaaataactaaattcatgtgtaaatatttctggtatatttaattttgttgatttatattGTGCTTGTGTTGATCTTTCAAGACATTCACCACCATATTTACATGGTGAACTTTCACattcattaatatcaatttcacAACGTTTACCAGTATAACCAGGATAACAACGACAACGATATgctttaatatcatcaatacaTGTACCACCATTAACACATGGTCCAGAATaacaatcatcaatatttatttcacaatTGTAACCAGTAAAACCAGTATCAATACAATCacatgtataattattaataccatCAATACATTTACCATGATGTAAACATGATTGTGGATGacaatcattaatatttgtttcacAATTTTTACCAGTAAAACCAATTGCACATGAACATGTATATTTTGCAATACCATCAATGCATTCACCATTATTTTGACATGGATTATCTTtacattcatttatatttatttgacatgaTGAACCCTCATATCCCTTTGGGCATATacatctaaatttatttatttcatcaatacaTGTACCATTATTTTGACATGGATTACATAGACATTCATTTATATCCATATCACAATGTATACCAGAAAAACCAGGACGACAAAAACAATCATAACTTCCATTTGTATTTTGGCATATTCCACCATTACATGATGCATTACCATATAATGCACATTCATCAATATCTGTTTCACAATTATCACCAGTTAAACCAGGATTACAATTACACTTGTAACCCATTTCACCAAGATCAATACAAGTGTTATTGTTGCATGGATTTTTAGCACAATGATCAATTATTAATGTACAATTTGGCTCTCTGTAACCTTCTTTACATTTACATTCGTATTTACCAATTCCATCAACACAAATACGATCTTTATCACATTGTACATTTACACACTcgtcaatatttatttcacatGATTTACCAGTAAATCCATTTTGACATGTACACTCATAATCACgttttgttgttaatgataataattttgtactACATGTaccattatttttacatggtTTTTTATCACATGGATTATATTCACGTTCACAATTTTCaccaataaaatcatttgtaCAATTACATGTGTATCCATTAACACCATCAATACAACTTCCACCATTTAAACATGGTTCTGATAGACATTCATTTGTGTTTATTTGACAATTGTTAcctgtaatgaaaaaaaaaatgaattttatttaaccacTTTAACAACAAGAcaataaacaaacaacaataagcaacaatgcaaaaaattaaatgtataaattagtATTTAGCATTACCAGTCCAGCCTGGTATACAGTCACAGTAGTATGAATTTGTTTGATCATTACAAGTTCCTCCATTACGACATGGATCACTCAAACACTCGGAAATATTTGAATCACATTTTGGACCAGTCCAGCCAGGTTCACAATTGCAATAATATCCTCCttgctaattatttttatttttaatccagcaatgattgatgaaaaattaatgagcaTCATGAGAGAAGACAAACAACAAAAAGACACATATGAgttaataaatacaaacaacaaatgattatttttgaaaaaaaaaaaaagatgaatgaTTAGTGACTTACATAGTCATGACAAGAATTAGCATTTCTGCATGGATTATCACGACAAGTTAGTGGTTCTTTGCATTGTGGTCCAGTCCAAAATCTTGTACATTGACATTTAGCACCTCCATATTCTGTTTCAACACAAGTACCACTATTGTGACAAACTGCACACCATTTTGATATTGGAATATGACAATTTGATCCTAacacatttaattaataacaagttaaaaacaattaaagacAAGAAACAagacaattattaaaagacacgaaaagataatgataaaaacacaaaaagcACAagcaaaaatgtaaaattaaaaatttacctttCCATCCACTTGGACATGTACATTTGTAGTTGTCTTTTTCATTGATGCATACACCACCATTAATACAAGGATTACTTTTGCAATAATTAACAGTACAGTTGGGTGGTATACCAACATAGCCATTTGCACAAAGACACTGTAATCCACCAATTTCATCTGGTAAACAAATACTATTATCTGGACACAATGAATTATCACAAAGACGTATTTCACAATGTTTACCAGTATATTCATTTGGACATTTACAATGATAAGTTCCAACTTCATCAACACATAGACCACCATTTTGACATGGATTTGATTGACATTCTTTTAAATCTTGTTCACAATTTGTACCGTCATATCCATTTGGACAACGACAAATATAACCACCGTAATTATCAAAACATTCACCGTTATTTAAACATGGATGATTACTTGaacattcatcaatatttatttcacaatTTCTTCCTGTATATCTGTGGAATTTTTTAAGCattaaattcaagtatatttattagtatttttgtatggaaaaaaatttacataccCAGTACTTTGACAACGACatgtgtaattattaaattcatcaacacaAATACCATTATTTTTACAAGGATGAGATGCACAATcgttaaaatcaatttcacaTATTTTACCAGTCCATCCTGGTTgacaattacatttaaaatcattgtcACCAATTGGCTGACATATACCATTATTTCTACATGGATAATCATTGCACTGATTGTGATGATTACCAATTGGTATTTCACATTCACTACCAGTGTAGCCAAACAAACAGGTACATTTGTAATTTCCATCTTTGTCTTCGTGACATGTTGCTGAATTTTTACATGGATTACTGCTACATCTTGAACCtttattgtgtttattttttttacaaaaagcaAGAGTTagaatgtaattttatatttatttttttatttttaaaaattgaagaaagaTTATCTTCTTTGTTTACTTtgtttactttgtttttttatatatctacttTGAAATTATTCTAGCATGCACTACAAGAGGAAGGATGTTATATTGACTgtgtaaatgaataaaaaaaaaatacaaaaataaataaaaccgtTGGAGACGGACGGTGTGATGTCGACCATGAGAAAACAATACCCTTGTTTGtatattcacaatttttttttaaatttaaaacaaaaaagaaatttgtatCAGTTTAATCTACCATTGCCAATCTCGCAGTTTTTTCCAGAATATCCGGTATCACATTGACACTTGTAACCGTCTGGTTGTGGTACACATTTTCCTCTTCTAACACATGGCTCATTGTTGCATGAATCAATCATTTCACCGAAatcattgttgtttatttgtccacctgtaatattttaattaaaaaaaaaaacaccatgCATTCTACGTGATAAAAACCAAGCAATATAtttcgatttaaaaataatatctttaaattaaatgcaaattaaaaaacaaatttcaaaaattaaaaaaaatatatagaaataaattattttcgaaaatCAAGTGCTTAAATACTTTTActatgatatttttctataaaaataatttgatattctAGTTTTAAGATATCatcaatcataaattaaattaattttcttttttttttttctacaaaaaagtagtatgtgaatttaaaaattgagattactttttttcactcaagtaattgttgttttcaattgtatttatttataataatttgataatactTACAGCCTCGTAATTCTGGTGGACATGTGCCAATAAGTGCTCCATTATTTTCTGaatcattgaataatatacCAGGTCCTCGAAGAATACATCCCTTAAAACCTTTTCCAACAATTAAACTACCATTAACATTGTAATCTGGTAGTTGAAGAATTGCTGAATTGTATGTAGCATTAGCAACAATctgtgaaataaaattatttaaataaataaataattaattaatgaaattaacaaaaaaaataaaaaataacatttttcattagctaaaatatcataataaataaataataatgacctGATTATTTCCTGCAGCAGTTAAATTAAGATTACCAAgtttataaactaaattaacaTTGTGCCATACATTATTCAATAATCTTGCACTTAATTTAGCTTcatatttatgtttatcaacaatagctataaataataatccttCATTTGTGACATCAAGACTAATTGTGTCATTATTATAATgctgagaaaataaatttccacCGATGCATGTACGAAAACTCAATCCACTGTGACGATGTACTGATAccgttgaatttaatttaagtgATGCTGTACCATTAAAGTATGCCTCTCTTGgataatcatcatttattgCTGACTCATAAGTGCCAATGGCTAGGCACACCAaaactgtaaaaattaaatgaaaaatatttttattattaatattgttttattacttttaaatataaatttatgttttttttctaaataactgtttaacaattattcaaaatataataatgtttactttaaaaaattatttatcattttatttttataattcaattctCGAATgacaatttgtatttttatattaaaattcatatgtgGATAAAGTCGTATTAAAAAATGACGAGACtcagtgataataataaaaagaaaaaaaaaaaacagacacGTTTTTACTCATCCAAGATGGAAAGTAATAAAAGGCgctgaatttttgttttatcctgtttttttttttattttactcttaAAACGTGTGCtgactttaaaattaaaattcaaagtaaaataataataacaaaaataatagtcGTTATGTATTCTTGATTGATTCAAGTCATCATTCTGCAGGTgcgtttataaaaattcgtTAGATTATCATACCGGAAGTGACGTTACATcctcaaatattaaaaatatatttaaaattgaggGTTTCATTGGCatgacatgtttttttttttgtaatttagtTCCTCAAGACTTGTTCGCTGACTTTTCGAAccagtttataatttttatttttttttatatttcttgttTCTCAAcattttactttaaaaaatataataatacagtaTTGTGTCACTGTCCAGTAATACATAGATGAAAATAAGCTAAAAaactaatcaataaaaaatttaatttaaaatataaattataaaaagacattattaaaattaaaaaaaaatgtaatctaatttttttaaattgaaaatagtactatttaattgttttaaaatgattCCGTGGTAATGAGgacatgttttttaaatgatttataaaacaaggtgattctgtataaataatagaaattcatttctatttattttttctatatcgaaatgatatatatattttagagaTTCAGAGTCGCGTTTATAAAACTCGTGGAGTTCCTTGACTCTTATTTGTTTGTTGGTAAATTGCGAGTGTATTTGAAAGTACTTTGTATGTATGTACAATTTAGAGAGAGGGTTGAGAGAGGTAAAATTGTATGTatgagtattaaaaataatacaggtATACGTGACTCAACGAGACACAACGGCGCAAGACTTAACAactgtataatatatttattctcgCCACGCCTTATCCAGCATCGAAGTctctttgttgttgttgttgttgttattgttattattgttaataaaaaataacaaataaaaaatgaggatgaattataaaaagaatttttcaaCTACTCCAAAAAGGAAATCGAAATAAGATTATCGAAATAGATATTACTATTGAGATTATATTcgaaaaagattttttttttttttccatttatttttaaattaatacaagttgttattgttgttaatattatttatcagtatGATCacacttgaaataatttaaatatatttatttgatattttttttttttgattatataaattttttttttctatttttacataactatttaatttatttaaaaatattttataaataacaatgaatgaTGTGTTATAtgattaattagaaaattatttttttttgtttaaatatatacatcgtaatttttttttcgtaattaatttattgggAAATAtgtttatctaattttatgtaaaaattaaaaatcgaaatataCGAAATGTTGGCAATTAAAATGCAATATATCCGCAGGATgttgatttgataaaaaattttaattaattataaaaaagtgtattagaaatttgttgatttttagaGGACGAATGCGTTACTTTAATTAACCTTCTGAATTTGTATGAAAcgaatgatatttatttaataaaaagcatagaaatatatatatgtatttttaatttctaaaataataagaagGTTGTTAACAATGTTATCACATGGACTGTTGGTTTTGGGTGTAATATACGCGTATGATATAGAAAGCTGAATCCTTGAATAATAttgtgaaatatttataattatttttaataaaacaacgaGTAATGAAGCCATGTGTTTCACAAacataattacaataaaaaaaacaacttgagGCTTTAAACAACATCACATACAAAAGACAGACAAGTATGatgtatgataaatttaatatatagaaaataaaaataaatacacaagaaggaatatgaaaaaaaaaaaatatatttgttatcttcttaaataaaaaattacactatggattttgatttataattgcaaaaaaaaaaacctttaatCAACTCATGTGTACTGCAAGCttcgtaatttattaatgttgaatttgaaagagaagaaaaaaacaattaaagttGCTTCATCACGCAACCAGGAAGTCTAGATGTCAAGCACCTttgttgaaaagttttttgaaaaaaaaaaacattataaaattcacAGTGAGtacttgctttttttttttgtccttgaactctaaatttttaattcatttcgAATGATGGGATGCCTTTGGCATAAAGATTTTCGAATCGCACGATTTTTCGTTGGATTAtttcgataataaaaattttttttcgacagaGAAATAGaaattcagaatttttttaaaccaaggatagttaaaattttacatgacATGATTTAAATacgttattataattttaattatttcattttgttacagtttgtgtatttaaattttattttttattcaacaatattgtTAGCGTTGTTTAACGATAATTTTCTCGGTTGTCAGAAGATATTTCCGGTTCTTGTAAATCATCCgaaaccataaaaaaatttacagaaataaaaatcgtgagaatgaaaaaaataaaatatacttgcatctaaaaaatatcaaagaacaaaaaaaaaaaaaataaaagcatagaaaaattgaagaataataaaaatgaaattaaaaaaaaataaataaacgaggAAGAGCAGTAAAATGATAACTAAGAAGAGTTTTAAATTTCCCACGATTTTATTGTGCccttaagaataaaaataaaaaaaattatattcactttgacaattatttaactatattattatcatgactattatttttcattcatttttattttttgcttgtgCATCAAAGCACTAAAATTgcttaataaaattatccatTTTGATGACTCAAATTTTACGAAATTGTTCATTCAAGTGTAATAAAttgctgagaaaaaaaaaaatgatattactTACAAAATaagtttatatttacttaatgcaattaatgaatttatttattttttttattaaaattagatcAAGTTTTTTGTACACTCAGctgattattatttctattattaattttttttttctatcatatattacgtgtatatatttatcgagaaaataataaaataaattccaagTGAATTGCACATCgtgtgaaaatatataaaataaatatgaaaaaaaaaaaaaaaaaaatcttggatTCACGGGTGAATGTTCAGTGAATCACAAGCCGGTATATCTCCTTGAAACTCGtatagaataaataatctatgcaaactgtattattatattctacaTCGATAATAATGTACCAAGTTGTATTAAATTTCCCCGtcgaaatttcaatttatcatagaaaaatacaatatagctttacagctttttttttttcaaatatttattttatttacttgatgaattatttataaaatatctataaaatatttcaattaactcatcaataaaattttcaatttatacatCAAAAGAAGATTCaccgttattttttttttcaacttgcgTAATCGATTActtgattgaaaataataataaaaatattttaacatgacACTACGGAAGCTAAATGATAAAATCCaacactttctttttttttttttcatttttatctatacaacaaagataattaaaaaaaaaaaaggctaacTAAATTcgtttattttctattattatatatgttatttaattttgaatttgatttatatttgaatcaaGTCAAGTATGAGTCAGACAACAATCTCATGGAATTTTGCGTAGGTGTgaatgtgttttttattttattttttttttacgtaataCTGATATAAAtgtgctaatttttttatttttattaacagcaGGAAGTTGAGGGTTTTATGAGTATACCTGATGAgaaatttagatatttttttttagataaatgtaattttttgaaaataccaaAGGTAGAATAAaggataactttttttttttttgtttgttaatttagagGGTTTAATTTACAGTGGagtattttgatttataattaataattttgtcaaaatattgCTTGCTAATTTCTTTCttggttattttaatttataacggTAATTTTAGTTGGTTTTCTTGGGTTCTATAGCGTGGATCACTGACCGACCTGGAGTCACGAGCAACATGACCTCTTTGAAAATTACCAGCTAAATATAAATagtatataaaagaaaaaaaatacttttacatataatttacaatgaataaataatcatactaaattattataaacaaataaaaatatttataaaatttgtcaacggtgttatgaattttcaaaagcaaaagctcaaaaataaattgaaaaatttaaaaatacgttCAACTTTTTACTCAGTTTATTTACCTTTGTAAATTAACAATGACcttttatgtaataaaaaaaaaattatattttcttttaataattttagtacaaataaattttctattcaaaCTTTTTCTTCTCaagtattttcattgttatatttttaactaatcggttatttaaattttcacatcaattgttaaacaatttttttcatttttaaatttctcatATTAAAGcatgttgatttttattttaataaaattttttttgaattataccGAACGAAGATGAAACAAAGTAAATGACAACGgcttttgaataatttatatgtcgaattatttttatccattGTCGTCTGGAATACACTCAgttcattcaaaaataaagctaaaaaaaaagttgaatttgatatttaatatcttttataacagaatatattatttatatgaaaaaaaaatataaagctgGCTTATTTTTCACCTTATCCtattgtttgaataatttattttttttatatttatttttaaattaacctgttgatttttaatttaaatcaaaatatagattattggagtaaaaaaacatcaagGGCTTCAGACGCATGACACGTTGCGCAATGCGGatattaattgcaaaaaatattaactaataataaattaaattttgataaacacccattaaaaaaatgaaaaataaaatagcaataattaaaatacccaAGTATTATTATAgccatattaaataaaaatattttaatattttaatttaaataaaaattatcgaaACCTCAAAAAATTTCCacgacatatatttttaaaatgtggttatattagaaattataaattttccttATTGCAATTTGAAAGTAATCTTTAATgtaactttaattatttttttaaat is part of the Aphidius gifuensis isolate YNYX2018 linkage group LG1, ASM1490517v1, whole genome shotgun sequence genome and harbors:
- the LOC122860120 gene encoding protein crumbs isoform X1, with amino-acid sequence MRVLIPITVLVCLAIGTYESAINDDYPREAYFNGTASLKLNSTVSVHRHSGLSFRTCIGGNLFSQHYNNDTISLDVTNEGLLFIAIVDKHKYEAKLSARLLNNVWHNVNLVYKLGNLNLTAAGNNQIVANATYNSAILQLPDYNVNGSLIVGKGFKGCILRGPGILFNDSENNGALIGTCPPELRGCGQINNNDFGEMIDSCNNEPCVRRGKCVPQPDGYKCQCDTGYSGKNCEIGNGSRCSSNPCKNSATCHEDKDGNYKCTCLFGYTGSECEIPIGNHHNQCNDYPCRNNGICQPIGDNDFKCNCQPGWTGKICEIDFNDCASHPCKNNGICVDEFNNYTCRCQSTGYTGRNCEINIDECSSNHPCLNNGECFDNYGGYICRCPNGYDGTNCEQDLKECQSNPCQNGGLCVDEVGTYHCKCPNEYTGKHCEIRLCDNSLCPDNSICLPDEIGGLQCLCANGYVGIPPNCTVNYCKSNPCINGGVCINEKDNYKCTCPSGWKGSNCHIPISKWCAVCHNSGTCVETEYGGAKCQCTRFWTGPQCKEPLTCRDNPCRNANSCHDYQGGYYCNCEPGWTGPKCDSNISECLSDPCRNGGTCNDQTNSYYCDCIPGWTGNNCQINTNECLSEPCLNGGSCIDGVNGYTCNCTNDFIGENCEREYNPCDKKPCKNNGTCSTKLLSLTTKRDYECTCQNGFTGKSCEINIDECVNVQCDKDRICVDGIGKYECKCKEGYREPNCTLIIDHCAKNPCNNNTCIDLGEMGYKCNCNPGLTGDNCETDIDECALYGNASCNGGICQNTNGSYDCFCRPGFSGIHCDMDINECLCNPCQNNGTCIDEINKFRCICPKGYEGSSCQININECKDNPCQNNGECIDGIAKYTCSCAIGFTGKNCETNINDCHPQSCLHHGKCIDGINNYTCDCIDTGFTGYNCEINIDDCYSGPCVNGGTCIDDIKAYRCRCYPGYTGKRCEIDINECESSPCKYGGECLERSTQAQYKSTKLNIPEIFTHEFSYLNASGYECMCAQGTIGKNCEINIDECSSNPCYEGTCKDKIGKYECECNKGFEGINCQHDIDECLRYKPCEHGTCMDGRADYYCSCEQNWGGKNCSVELIGCRNNLCQNNGTCKPYLINENEHKFNCTCPDGYHGDTCNFITTMSLSESSRVMVNTTREEGYDIQFRFRTTLPNGLLAMGKGTTFYILELANGKLNLHSSILNKWDGVYIGSGLNNSKWQKVFVAINSTHLVLSANEEQTIYPVNQNEGPTASAITFPTTYVGATISYLGNLAHGPSYFVGCTEDIVINGEWIYPEMKSNNVEMKYVDQSCPREEQCLPNPCKAGGHCTDMWRDFSCKCERPYLGHTCQYNMTAATFSHENIKNGFVTVKLSDFARRTVRSIVDISMFIKTREKQGDVFYLGSDLNKNNIDFNSSKNYFISAELKGGELQIDMQFEGREEKYVVNGVALDDGNEHLIQVIRNITLVQVKINRKELFSKLFSSANGQLNVTHLYLGGIPHNSRHNRQIDDNESSTTSTINHVNFKGVIQDVQISNGSETMVVEFYPLNATDIPPPIQFGTVIFDKNKVLPGIVSDNVCQSNPCNHNGTCHVTWNDFWCQCPKGYTGKTCEEMQFCQLQECPINSTCQNLDGGYECTAHATFDGIQTLYSYNYIDENNNHDDDDHNEDDVDDDNENYDSIKKSKINEITIVYRSNNGGTIMHIDSLINDYYQYFNLSVYKDTITIEWKLDDVDDNNNDKLIFGKKEADGNWATILLKMNDDTLTCGFLNTINDSPITSNKFSLTLWKKLIKNGQITIGGLPFDIDSNDNNMEVSYQSSIDANNVDLSDVNITTISSSTTTTTKTTNNNAYKGCLGEVRIGNMLLHYFPFDKVYKNVTYKPKEYFTLIVENSTNKQSIGCRLCFENECQHGHCLNDTDSYICKCPPGYTRDNCSENINECLNNNCQNNSTCIDGIANYTCQCKTGWQGWLCDTDVNECIRQKDNPCYNEGVCVNLNGSFRCECPDEFTGDLCKDPKLITCDNHRCKSGSTCMNIVNPKNGDNFTCTCMPGYEDVYCDVPYCRVRSCKNNGTCDISYQRPQCNCPIGFKGDYCEINIDDCQIDNPQADPKCKNKGICIDGVNSYTCNCHNTGYVGPDCSDDINECEEGGEQICGNGICINLPGTFKCNCDDGYCGANCQLVDPCREDSCANGGTCTCDQSGGYICHCHPDYTGHNCTESKHFLGSQAMSYAIFAIPIGLIFILIIVSVPFLVMTTRNKRATRGTYSPSAQEFSNPRVEMDSVMKPPPEERLI